In the genome of Candidatus Poribacteria bacterium, one region contains:
- a CDS encoding aminodeoxychorismate/anthranilate synthase component II encodes MVLMIDNYDSFTYNLVQYLGELGADLRVVRNDAMTVDELLALDPDRIVVSPGPCTPREAGVSVEAIQRFAGVVPLLGVCLGHQSVGQAFGGTIVHAKRLMHGKTSPIKHGGSDVFAGLPDPFEATRYHSLVIDRKSLPDCLEVTAESTDDGEIMGIRHKDLPVWGVQFHPESILTTEGKRLLANFLAMPSRNAESSR; translated from the coding sequence ATGGTGCTCATGATTGACAACTACGACTCGTTCACCTACAACCTCGTGCAGTACCTCGGCGAGCTCGGGGCGGATCTGCGAGTCGTGCGGAACGACGCGATGACTGTCGATGAGCTGCTGGCGCTCGATCCGGACCGCATCGTCGTGTCTCCGGGGCCCTGTACGCCGCGCGAAGCGGGCGTCTCGGTCGAGGCGATCCAGCGGTTCGCAGGTGTCGTGCCGCTGCTCGGCGTGTGTCTCGGGCACCAGAGCGTCGGTCAGGCGTTCGGCGGAACCATTGTCCACGCCAAGCGGCTGATGCACGGCAAGACGTCTCCGATCAAGCACGGTGGGTCGGATGTGTTCGCCGGACTCCCCGATCCCTTCGAGGCGACCCGCTACCACTCGCTCGTGATCGATAGGAAGTCGCTTCCAGACTGCCTCGAAGTGACCGCCGAGTCCACGGACGACGGCGAGATCATGGGCATCCGGCACAAAGACCTGCCGGTCTGGGGCGTACAGTTCCATCCGGAGTCGATCCTGACCACCGAGGGCAAACGGCTGCTCGCGAACTTCCTCGCGATGCCTTCACGGAACGCGGAGTCTTCCCGATGA